The Alkalihalophilus pseudofirmus nucleotide sequence CTAGAACAGGTGCTCCGAAAAAAGGAATTCAGCAGCGTTCAGAAGTGATCGGCACGCTGTCATCAGAGTTGTTTCAATTATCAACATCAGAGGAGATGGCAAGCTTCTTAGGTGAATTACGGGAAGAGGGTGCAAAAGAGCATCTATCAGAAATTACTCTTAAAAGTGTAGAGCAGTGTCATAAAGAATTTGAGCGGAACTTAAAAATCCCAAAAGATGAGTATAAGGAATATGTAATGCTTCAATCGCAGTCAGAATCAATCTGGGAGGAAGCTAAGGACAAAGCTGATTTTGAGATGTTCAAACCGAACTTAGAGAAGCTTGTAGAGTTTAAGAAGCGTTTTGTCGGCTACTTAGGACATAACGGCAACCCATACAATACATTATTAGATGATTATGAACCAGGTGTATTTGTTGATACGATCGATAAAGTGTTTGGCGAGCTTCGCGATCAGCTGATTCCTCTTGTCAAAGGAGTCACTGAATCAAGCCATCAGCCAAAGACAGACTTTTTATTTAAAAGCTTTCCTCGTGAAGCTCAACAAGCGTTAAGTAAAGATATTTTAAAGGAAATCGGATATGACTTTGGGGCAGGACGTTTAGATGAAACCGAGCGAACTATAGACACTAAAATTAATTCGTGATATTATCATACTTACTAAGTTGATTACTCATTTGAGAGGTATGATAATCTTATGAATATTGAAGATGTTAAACACATAGCAATATATCTTCGTATTAGTGATGACAAGAAAACATCAACAGGTAAGCGTGTTGAAAATGAAGAAACACTTGCGAACCATAGAGAGAAGCTTGTAGAAATAGCAAAGCAAAAAGGATATACTTATGAAATATTCCAAGAGGTAGTAACAGGCGGTCACTCTGAAATTGAAAACAGACCGCAACTTCAATCACTCTTAAGCAGAATAGAAGAGTTTGATGCAATATCTGCAATGGAACTTTCTCGTCTATCTAGGAATGGTAAAATATCTGAGCTTGTGATGGAATACTGTATTGACTATAGAGTCTTTATATTAATTTCAGATACAGCGATATATAACCTAAGCAATGAAATGGATGCGCTTATGTTTAGGTTAGGCTCAGCTTTTTCTGCACATGAAAGACAGGTTATTGGGAAGCGTATCAAAAACAACAAAATTCAGATGACTAAAATGGGACTAAATGCTTCTGGAAGTGTTCCACTTGGGTATAAAAGGAATCCTGAAACAAAGAAACTTGAAATAGACGAGGATGCAGCAATGATTGTAAAATACGCATTCCAGCTTTGCCAAGATGGATACGGTGCATCTAAAATAAGCCAAGCACTCAACAATTTAAATTACAAAACAGCTAAAGGAAATAGGTTTAGCACTAGAGCAGTCAAAGAGATGTTGAAAATACAAACATATAAAGGAAACACTGTCTATCATGATTATATAAAAGTTAAGAGAAAAGGTGTAGTAAAAAGAGAGATAGTTGACACATATGTTATTGAAAATACTCATCCAGCTATCATAGAACCACATATATTCGACTCTGTGCAAGAAGAGAGGGACAAGAGAAGAGAAAGGTATAGTGGTGGACGAGAAAGAGATTCTAAGAAATCACCTCCGTCTATACTAAAAGACTTGATTTACTGCAAGCACTGTGGCGGTAAAATGCGTGTATCTTATGAGCACAGTAAAAAAGAACACTTAATAAGAAAATGTGTTAAAGACTTGGCACAAAAAGATTCTGAGTGTGTGAATACAGGATACAAGTCAATCTATGTTGAAAGTTCTCTTATGAAGAATTTGGTAGGAAAAATCAATAAGTTAAAAAGTGAAATAGATAACTTGAGCAGAGGAAATGTCGATCAGTTGAGTGAAGATAACTCTAGATTAAAGAAATTTATTGAGAAGCAAATTCAGATATTGAATGATGAAATGAAAGGATTATTAAAATTAGAATTGAAATATGAGATGCAGGGAATGACAGAAATACAAGAGGAGTTTCTGAAAGAGGAAAGACAGAAGAACTTAGATGCAAAAAAGGATCTTGAGTTAAAGTTGGCTGAAATTGAATCTAAAATTGAGCAGCCGTCTGTAAAAGAAGAGATAAATCATAGAGAAGATACTCTGAAAGTCATTGAGGCTATACTAAGTAGTGATTTATCCAATCAGCAAGAAGCCGAAGCAGTCAATCGCTACTTGAAAATGATAATTAAACGAATAAACTACTCAAGAGTGCTTCCAGAGGATATTGCAAAACTAGGTGTTAAAAATCCTAAAAGAAAGAACTATCCTGCTGAAGTTGAAATTGAATATTTCTAAAAATACTATGACAAGCCTCGCTACAATACAGCGAAGGGAGGCATCTAATTTGGAAAAAGCATTATTTAGTAAACGCATAACCTGTCTTGATTGCAAAGGTGGACACATCGCCAAAAAACAGAGGAATAAACGTATTTACATTTGTGGGAGAAACCATAATTACAAAACCTGTAGAAGAAATAAGGTTTTTCAAGATTATCTAATTGAGCTTTTATCTATGCGCTACAATGATATAGTCAGTCCAGAAGATTTATCATCCAAGGTTGAATATATAGAAGCGAATGAGGAAAAGATTGTGATATATGTCATTGATAATGGCAAGCCTATAATCAGCATGAATGATTTTGCACAATTTTAACTTTAGGGTCGCATTATCAAATATCATATATTAGAAAGGAGAGAGGGTGCATGCTTAGTATTAAAGCTTTCTCTCCTTTTAGTTTGTATTTATTTAGGGTCGCACTTAAGTGGGGATATTACTATTAATATTTAATGATTCATCTAGTATTTCCTCAATATTATTATAATCTAAATAAGGAATCCTTATTAATTTTAAATTATTTTCAAGGCAGTAATTCGTTTTTATTTCATCATTTCTTTTAGTCTTAATAAATGAGGCTTGTCCTCCCCATATGTCTCGTGGTTCAAAGTGCTGTATTCCATCATATTCAATTAAGAAGGCTAGATTGCCTTGTTTATCAAATATAGCAAAATCAAAAGGTAGTGGTAATACGTTTCTACATTCATTTAATTTGAATTGAGATAAATAACTAATATCATTTGCTTCTAGATATTTAGATATTCTATTCTCTCCTTTTGATATGGTTTTACACTTGGGACATCTTTGACCGCTTAGAAACTTTGCGGGAGATACAAAATATTCATGATTTTTACATTCTGGTGAATTGTGCTTCATAAGTATTTTAACATCTCTGCTTATATATTCTCCTAAAACTGTATATTCATTTTGAACTTGGTCTTGCACCTCAGATAGGTAGTCTTCCAAGCTTCTTTTATACATATTACTGCATTTGGGGCAGCTACCCAATCCCCTAGAAAAAGTATTTGGTACAACCTCCCATTCGTATCCACAAGTTGTATGCTTCATTGATACGTGCTCATGTGAGACAGTGTACTCACTTAAAACTTGATACTCACTACCATATTTACTTTCAAGCTCATGAACAAAATTTTCATGGCTTTTTCTTTTTTTGAGGCTTATTTCTTTACCCTTGCACTTTGGACATCGAGAACCAGACAGGAAAGCGTTCGGTTTAACAGCGTACTCATGATCACAAACACTATGTTTAATTCTTACTTTTGTCTTTGAGTTAATATAAATATCCATTACCTTATATTCATTACCAACTAAGTCAACAATTTCTTTTATGAACATATTATGAGATTTTTTTCTGCCAGAGCAATATGCGCAACAGTCTCGCTCAAATAAAGATTTTGGAGTAATCATATCCACTTCTCCACAAACCTTGTGTTTAATTTTTAATTTTGTTTTAATATTTTTATATGTACTTAATATTTCGTATTCACCTTTAAAACATAGATATACTTCATCAACAAATTCCTCATGCGTCTTCTTTTTTCTCATACTAAAAAACACCTCCATCAACTGAAGGTGTTAAAAGGTTATTTATGTAATTTACGATACTCATTCTTATCTCTCCTCATATTATCATTATATGAATTTTAATTTTCTTTATTTAATCAAAAATAAAAAAGACTGCCATAAGCACTCTCTGTTTACAGATATTCTTCAATCTTTCTATCATCACAATCAATCAAATCAAACATCTGAAGAACCTCAATATCTAACTCTTTTCCTGATGCGTAGTAGGAAGGGTTTACATATATTGCTTTCTTATGACCATGCTGTTTAAGTTTAAATAAACCTTTATCCTCAAGTGATTTAATAACTTTTCTAATAGTTCTTTCTTTTAATCCTACGATATTTTCATAATCAGGGAATTTTGGAACTTCGTTATTTATAAGAATGCAGTTTGTAGGATATGTAATGAAATCACGAAGAGTAAAAAATACTAACTTCTCATTATTACTTAATTTCATCGCTATCACCTCATTAATTTTGTTTCTATAGACCATGTTGAATTCACCACCATCATATCTGTCCTTAGTCTTTAAGCGTGGCATATTTATCATTGATCTATGGTTAATTAAACGCTGTTCAGGCACTACTTCAAATGTTTCATTAGATTGTTGTTTTATGTCTTGCATGAATTTAGACGTGTACTCTTCAAGCTTTTTCTTAACATATTTTTTAACTTCTGTTTGAGTGAATAATTCTCCACTGCTCAACTTTACATATGAACCGCCCACAATTTCTGTGAATTCATTATTTAAACTTTCAATATATTTTCTGGTTTCATTTTGCATAATCAAATGCCTCCTCAATGGATTGTTCGGCATGGGTGTACCGAATTGTAAAATAAAAGTGTAACGAAATACCGAATTAATGCTTCCAAATGCCGAATTAACTGTGATAAATCCCTTTGTTATTGAGGTTTTTACCACTTTCCCTTCTTCATTCTTAAAGAGTTTATTTAGCCTAGACAGATAATTGATTAGCTTGATATTTAAGTTGCTCAGCAGCTATTAACTTTTTAATTTTCTTTATATTGGTTGCATAGCTCTTTGGATTAACCGAAGCATTACCATTCTGAAAATCATTAAACAAGTCAATTAGATCATCTTTAATTCCCTCAATATGAACAAATGTTTTAATATTTCCATTTCGATCTTTGTTGACCTCAATATGATTGTGCTCGTAGCCAATTGTCATTAAGAATCCAATAAAATACGAATCACTGTATCTAAAGTTAACTTTCTCCATCTTCATATCATCCTTTTCTCTATGTATTATCCAAACAAAACTAAAATAATGAGAGAAGCCCTAAGACCTCTCTCATACTCTCTCATACTCACGTATACTGTCCTATGTGAGCATATATTTTTCAATAAAATCCCACTTTTACTCTAAACAAATTACTTTACTTGCTTCTCCAACTCAGCAATTCTTTCCTCAAGTGGATCTGTAATATATTTTCGAGTATTAGCAATCACTCTATTTACAACTAATGCAGTCTCTTGACGAGAAATCATTGCTTGCGGTCTCGCTTTGTCAAAGTAAACAGAGTTATCCCACACATCTTTTGCCCAAGGACTAGGTGTAGCTGCATTACCTTCAGTAATCATTTTCTTCAATTCAGCCAATTCTTTCTCTAGTTTTTCAATTTTCTCTTTCATTAAATTCTCCTCCTTAGTAATTGCATCTAATGTATTTTGACCTACGATACCATCTACGATTAATCCCTTATCACGTTGAAAATGCTTTACTGCTGTATCAGTTGCGTTACCAAATATTCCGTCAGCAATACCACAATCATAACCAATGCTATTAAGTCGTTCTTGTAGAGACTTGACAGCATCTCCTCTGTCGCCATTCTTAATTACTGTTGATTGAGCAGGTTGCGAATTAGAAGGCTTAGCAGGGGAAGAAGATGATACACCGTTTTTAAGTTTATTCAACTCTTCTTCAACCCTCCTAACAACGTAATTCCAGTTGCCTTCTGACAAAGTTCGATGTGGACAGTATTTTCCATTCCAATCTTGATGTTTTTTCAATCTGTTTACATTCCAATTTCTCTCATGTAAAAGTTGAGCAATGAACTTAATGCCTAATTCTCTGGCTTTATTAAACCTCTCTCCACCTGAGCGTGAATAGCACACCTCAACTCCAATAGATTTCCTGTTTCCTGTTCCGTTAGCACCATCTCCACAATGCCAAGCATTACGATTGATGGGAATCCCTTGAACAACTTCTTTATCATCTGCAGCATAGTGGTATCCTGTAGAGTTATTGTTGTTAATCATAAAGCTAATCTCATTATTTGCAGACGCATCATTGGCTGTTTCATGATATGTTATGTATTCCGCAGTCATTACATTTGGACACTTAAGCGAATGCTTACTAGGAGAAACAAGCATTTGTCTAGCTCTAATAGTCATGAAATCACCTCATTTATTTTAATTTATAATTCAACTCTCTTACTACACGCTCAATTTCCGCACGAACCTCATCTGTTGAAATATTAATACCTCTAGCCTCCGCACGTTTCGAGACGTAGTAGATAGCTTCATTTAACTTTTCTGTTGAAGAGCTTTCTTTCATTTTGGCTTCAATTAAGTGAAAACTCTGTTCTGCTAATGTGTGCAAAATTTCTTGTGTTCTAATACTATTACGATTATCAATCCAAGTTAAAACTCTCTTTCGTAACTCAACTGCAACTGCAATAATCAATGTAGTAATTAATCCAACTAAAGCCAATACAATGTCCTGTAAGAATGGTGATAAAGTTTCTAAAAACATATAATCATCTCCTATAATTTAAAATGGTGAAGCAACACCTAAAAGACTGGCTATAATAGCAACCAGAAATAAAATAATCTTATAGTGCTCTTTTACAAAATTGTCATCTTTACTGTTACTGCTTTCTTTCTTTTGTTCAGTTTTCTTCTCTAATACATCTACACGTTCACTCATATTGGTCACTGTGCTGTTAAGGTTGTTCAAATTCTCTCCCATGACCTGCTGTGAAGTGTTAATGTGGTTAAGAGTAGTGTTTAGGTTAGACATTGTTCCTTGCATATCTTTCATTGTTGTCATTTGAATCTCTAAAAGAGTGTCCATTCGCACATTCTGAGTTTTTAATGCAGATAAGTCATCTACACGATCATTTAAAACTTTAATTTGGTGAGACACCATTTCACTTCTAATTCTACAATCTTGCTGACATTGAATATCCAATTTCTCCACATCCTCTGTTAATTTTCCTCCTTTTAATCAGAATCAAAAAATCCATGCTTTAAACCAAA carries:
- a CDS encoding recombinase family protein, with product MNIEDVKHIAIYLRISDDKKTSTGKRVENEETLANHREKLVEIAKQKGYTYEIFQEVVTGGHSEIENRPQLQSLLSRIEEFDAISAMELSRLSRNGKISELVMEYCIDYRVFILISDTAIYNLSNEMDALMFRLGSAFSAHERQVIGKRIKNNKIQMTKMGLNASGSVPLGYKRNPETKKLEIDEDAAMIVKYAFQLCQDGYGASKISQALNNLNYKTAKGNRFSTRAVKEMLKIQTYKGNTVYHDYIKVKRKGVVKREIVDTYVIENTHPAIIEPHIFDSVQEERDKRRERYSGGRERDSKKSPPSILKDLIYCKHCGGKMRVSYEHSKKEHLIRKCVKDLAQKDSECVNTGYKSIYVESSLMKNLVGKINKLKSEIDNLSRGNVDQLSEDNSRLKKFIEKQIQILNDEMKGLLKLELKYEMQGMTEIQEEFLKEERQKNLDAKKDLELKLAEIESKIEQPSVKEEINHREDTLKVIEAILSSDLSNQQEAEAVNRYLKMIIKRINYSRVLPEDIAKLGVKNPKRKNYPAEVEIEYF
- a CDS encoding peptidoglycan recognition protein family protein, whose translation is MTIRARQMLVSPSKHSLKCPNVMTAEYITYHETANDASANNEISFMINNNNSTGYHYAADDKEVVQGIPINRNAWHCGDGANGTGNRKSIGVEVCYSRSGGERFNKARELGIKFIAQLLHERNWNVNRLKKHQDWNGKYCPHRTLSEGNWNYVVRRVEEELNKLKNGVSSSSPAKPSNSQPAQSTVIKNGDRGDAVKSLQERLNSIGYDCGIADGIFGNATDTAVKHFQRDKGLIVDGIVGQNTLDAITKEENLMKEKIEKLEKELAELKKMITEGNAATPSPWAKDVWDNSVYFDKARPQAMISRQETALVVNRVIANTRKYITDPLEERIAELEKQVK
- a CDS encoding phage holin, LLH family, with product MFLETLSPFLQDIVLALVGLITTLIIAVAVELRKRVLTWIDNRNSIRTQEILHTLAEQSFHLIEAKMKESSSTEKLNEAIYYVSKRAEARGINISTDEVRAEIERVVRELNYKLK